One Dermacentor silvarum isolate Dsil-2018 chromosome 10, BIME_Dsil_1.4, whole genome shotgun sequence genomic window carries:
- the LOC119466600 gene encoding uncharacterized protein LOC119466600, producing MPRFRRHWILVTGVALLWCCQSHGGVCWAASTRRASGPGRTTSSGDVAATRGSGSCQNEEVSQCVSKLDLLSQNNSLAFATTEDELKRTCSHLTGALDCVNAFTRRCFNEKQQEVYKRLTSGAAQLIEDFCREGSRFRITYLKHSKCYKELQDDYNKCASIYVAQRAKLQEKKLSAQDKIRNSCCQMDGYKQCAKAAVLLRCDVEAAELAEDIIVKAGGNLVSTHCSEYRIDEPSCSGCSTWVAIALPAILALTAWLHLLRTL from the exons GCGTCGCCCTTCTTTGGTGCTGCCAAAGCCACGGTGGCGTCTGCTGGGCCGCTTCCACGAGACGTGCGTCAGGACCGGGCCGCACCACCAGCAGTGGTGACGTGGCTGCAACAAGAGGTTCCGGCTCGTGCCAAAATGAGGAGGTGTCGCAGTGCGTCAGCAAGCTGGACCTGCTGTCTCAGAACAACAGCCTCGCCTTTGCAACCACCGAGGACGAGCTGAAACGCACCTGCTC CCACCTGACGGGCGCCTTGGATTGCGTGAATGCTTTCACACGGCGCTGCTTCAACGAGAAGCAGCAGGAGGTCTACAAGCGACTAACCAGCGGCGCAGCTCAGCTCATCGAAGATTTCTGCCGGGAAGGATCTCGATTCAGGATCA CATATCTGAAGCACTCCAAGTGCTACAAAGAGCTGCAAGACGACTACAACAAGTGCGCCTCGATCTACGTGGCTCAGCGGGCCAAGCTCCAAGAAAAGAAGCTCAGTGCTCAGGACAAAATACGGAATTCGTGCTG CCAAATGGACGGCTACAAACAGTGCGCCAAGGCGGCTGTGCTCCTGCGCTGCGACGTGGAAGCAGCAGAACTCGCCGAAGACATCATCGTCAAAGCCGGTGGCAACCTCGTGTCTACGCATTGCTCCGAATACCGCATAGACGAGCCCAGCTGCAGCGGTTGTTCCACGTGGGTCGCCATTGCGCTGCCGGCAATTCTAGCTTTGACGGCCTGGCTGCACCTCTTAAGAACGCTGTAG